CGTCAGGGCGTTGAGCTTTTCATAAAACTCCTCCTCGATTCCCCCAGGAATCTCGATGAGGAACATCCACGAGCCGTCACTGGCCCACTCCTCGCGCTTTATCGTTCCGAACTTTCTAACCTCGCCGTAGGCTTTTCCAACGTAGTCGCTCGGTATCTTCACCGCTATGACCTTGACCTCGAGCTTTATCGGGAGCAGAGGTCTAATCGCCTTGATGACCTTCGGAACCTGAGCTTCGGCATCCTTGAAGAGGTCAACGTGAACCCCTGCCTCTTCCATCGCCCTCAGGATTCTGTCTACCGGGTGCGGATAACCTGTCCTCGGGTCAACCGCGTGCCTGTGGATTATCGTCGCTATGTAGCGCTTCTTTTCCTCGAGCATCTGCCTCCTCTGCTCCGCGGTGAGCTGGACCTCGCCCTTCTGGAGGATTATTTTAGCGACTTCATAGGGGTCGCTTGTTCCAAAGATTTTCTCCATTTCGTGCTCGCTCGCCTTGTCGCCCTTGTGGGCATCTTTGAAAACGTAGGGAGTGGCGAGGATTTCCTCTATGGGAACCTCCTTGCCCTCCTTGAAGTCCCTCGCGAGGTAGGGGTCAACGAGTATCTCAAAGGTCTCGCCGTGCGTCTTCAGACGGGCGATTACCGCTTTGTCAACGCTAATGGGCATCGCCCGTCACCTCAGTAGTTCTGGTCGAGTTCCGAATAGTCCTCGGCCTTCTCCTCAACCTCTTCCTCTTTAATCTCCTCAAGGACCTCGTTGAGGTACTTCTCAAGCTCTTCCCTCGGGAGCTTCTTCCAGCGCTTGTCCTCGGTGGTAATGTACGCAACCTCTATCGAGTCGGCGGTTGGCTCCTCAAGGGTCTTGGACAAGGCGAGTATTGCAAGCGTTATGGCCCCGTCCCTGTCGAGGTTCTCGTCGTAGTGCTCCTCGAAGATGGCCATCGCCACGTTCCTTCCGCTTCCTATGGCGACGGCCTTCCACTCGAAGTAGGCACCGCTCGGGTCGGTCTCGTAAAGCTCGGGCTTCTCGTTAACGCCCGCCATGAGCAAAGCGGCACCGAAGGGCCTCACACCGCCGTACTGGGTGTGGGCCTGCTTGAGGTCGCAGATTTTCTTCACCAGAACGGTGAGTGGAACGGGTTCGCCGTAGGTGAGGCGGTAAATCTGGGCCTCCAGCCTGGCCCTGTCAACGAGAACCCTTGCGTCGGCGATGATACCGCTCGGAGCGGCCGCTATGTGGTCGTCAATCTGGAAAATCTTCTCGTAGCTCCTCGGCTCAATGAGCCTGCTCGTGATTCTCTTCTCAACGGCCAAAACGACTCCGTCCTTCCACTTAACTCCTACAGCCGTTGCGCCTCTTTTTACAGCTTCCCTCGCGTAGTTTACCTGAAACAGCCTTCCGTCCGGGCTGAAAACGGTTATCGCCCGGTCGTAGCCGGCCTGCGGTGGTACAAACGCCATTCTACATCACCCCTGTTTCTCACTCCTTTTCGATAGTTGCCGGGTTTTCTATTAAGCTTTTCTATCCTCCCCGGAAGGCTATAATCGCCATCTTCCTCGCGGTTCTCTTCGCCATCTCGAGCGGTATGAAGGCCAAAGCGAAGACGAGGGCTCCGACGTAGATGGACGCCTTTCCGATGGGCTTGAATATCAGCAACGCAAAGCCGAGCAGGAGCAACAGC
The Thermococcus sp. 21S9 DNA segment above includes these coding regions:
- a CDS encoding ribosome assembly factor SBDS; translated protein: MPISVDKAVIARLKTHGETFEILVDPYLARDFKEGKEVPIEEILATPYVFKDAHKGDKASEHEMEKIFGTSDPYEVAKIILQKGEVQLTAEQRRQMLEEKKRYIATIIHRHAVDPRTGYPHPVDRILRAMEEAGVHVDLFKDAEAQVPKVIKAIRPLLPIKLEVKVIAVKIPSDYVGKAYGEVRKFGTIKREEWASDGSWMFLIEIPGGIEEEFYEKLNALTKGTALTKLVERKGL
- the psmA gene encoding archaeal proteasome endopeptidase complex subunit alpha gives rise to the protein MAFVPPQAGYDRAITVFSPDGRLFQVNYAREAVKRGATAVGVKWKDGVVLAVEKRITSRLIEPRSYEKIFQIDDHIAAAPSGIIADARVLVDRARLEAQIYRLTYGEPVPLTVLVKKICDLKQAHTQYGGVRPFGAALLMAGVNEKPELYETDPSGAYFEWKAVAIGSGRNVAMAIFEEHYDENLDRDGAITLAILALSKTLEEPTADSIEVAYITTEDKRWKKLPREELEKYLNEVLEEIKEEEVEEKAEDYSELDQNY